ACTCCTTTGACTTTCAAATTCCAGAGCAAGCCTGTTGTTCTCCATCTTCCTCACCTCAGTGAATAGGACTTCCATTAAGGCAGCTACCCAGGCCAAGTACCTCAGTGCAGCCAACCTTCTCTCTCAACTCACACCTCTCATCCCATCTATCAACAAATCCCATCAGCAACCTCTTTAAAATGTATCTAGAATCTGATCTCTTTGCAATACTTCCACTGCTATACAACCCCAACCCAGGAGACCATCATCTCACACCTGAACCAATATAATAACAGATGTTTTAAACACAGACCACATCTCTCCTGTGGCAGAAGCTGCTAGTTGCCTCCCTCCCAACCcctaccccaacacacacacacacacacacacacacacacacacacacacacacactcttctctctctctcacacacatccATTCTTCCTTTCTACTGAAACCATAGAATTTTTAGCCAAGCTACAGCCATCTGGAAATGCCCATTTTCCCAGCCTCCTAAGCCACTGGGCACAGACTTGATTGACTCAGGCCTACAGTCTGAAATAAGTGGAATTCCCAGGCCCTGCTGGTGGAGACACGGGGATCTGCTGCATGGCCCTCGGTCTCTGTCCCTTCCTCCATGCTGCTGCCTGCAATGCTCCACAGTGGTGATGATTTGATTCCTCTCTATCTGTCCAGTCAACCTTTGTAATAAAGTAGTAACAAGGGAAACATGTTTGgattcaacacacacaaaaaggaataCTTCTGTAATTACCCTCACAGTGACTTTCTTTTAGGTTCTATAGAAACCACCTTGTCAGTTCCTCAACATTTTGCCAAGTTTTTGGAAGTCTTTGGCAATTACCTACTGCCTCCTCAGGAGAAAGGCTGATGCTGTCTGTGTACAGGTATTCCAGGAAGGCCCGGTAAACAGGATATGAAAATTCACTCATTTCTACAATATCATCCTCGTTATCTTCCAATGACGAACGAAAATGCTCACATCTGAAGGGAAAAAGCAGCATGTCAGGTCCTAGCTTCCCAGCCAGGACAGACGGCCTCTGTGAGGACCACATCCTTCTCTCGAAGGTGCACACTGGCACGTCCCTGCTGTGGCTCCTCACTTTCTTTGCTGGCCTGGGTTTTCAAACAATCATTTATTCAGCAAGGGTGTACCTGCAAACCTGCTGCCAGGGGTGGCCTGGGAAGCAGCCCCAGTGGCCGTGCTAATGAGGACGGAGCTGGGCTCCCTGGCATCTCTCTCACACCACAACCACTGTCAGCATTTACAGAAATCAGtgggtttatttttataaaatctaaGTAATTCTGTTTCCTCACTCCATTATGGGTTGAATGATGTCCTCtcaaaattcctgtgttgaagtcctaatggccaatacctcaaaatgtgaccttaCTGGGAGAGAgaacctttaaagaggtaatcaagttaTAAGAAGGTcactagggtgggccctaatccaatatgactggcatccttattaaaaggagaaatttgggctgggtgcggtggctcacacctgtaatcccagcactttggaaggccgaggcgggtggatcatgaggtcaggagttcgagaccagcctggccaatatggtgaaaccccatctctactaaaaatacaaaaattagccaggcatggtggtgtgcacctgtaatcccagctactcaggaggctgaggcaggagaatcacttgaacctgggaggcggaggttgcagtgagccgagatcaggccactgcactccagcctgggcaatagagaaagactctgtcatctaaaataaaaaggtcgggggaaatttggacacagacatgcacaaagAGAGAATGCCACATGCTGACTGGAGTTAAGCAGCCATATGCCAAGGAAGGCCAAAGACTGTCTGCAAATCCCCAGCAGCTAGGAAAGAGGGCAGGAACAGATTCTCGCTCACAGCCTCACAAGAAACCCATCCAGCTGACACttttgatctgggacttccagcctccagaactttatgttgcttaagccacccggGCTATAGTACAGTGTTACAGCAAACAAATCCACCCCTCTTCCTTCATGCAGGTTGATGTGATACAGAGAGAGTGAACAAACGCTGCACAGCTTGATCTTACTAAAGAGGAACTTGAGACTAAAATGCTGTGTTGAGTTTGTGACTCACTGCAGTAGGATTTAAATATCTGTTACACAACAACATAATGAATTTCAAAATCATCAtgtaagagaaagaagccaggcacaaatgAATGCATCCTGTATCATCCCATCTAAATACACTCTAGAAATGCTAACTCATCTACAGTGACAGAAGGAGCTGCGGTCACCCAGGGCTAGGACACGAGGGGTCTTTGAAGGGTGATGGGAATGTTCTCTGTCTGGATGTGGGGCAGTGGTTTCACAGGCATGGACATGTGTCAGCACTCATCAAACTGCACACTTGAAATGCACACAGCTCACTGCTCAAAAACATTcacaaatgtgattttttaaaatttctgtgctAGCCTCACTATAGACCTTTTTGGTCTGGAAAGGCCttgatcttctcttttttaaaccATCTAAAAGTACCCCACAAGTGATTATAAGAAGGTGATTATTATGAGCTGAGCTTGATTCCCAGGCAGAGAGGGTAACTGATGGACGTCCAAGTATCAATACGGTGTTCAGAGCACAGGACACACTTGCAGCGTGCGCTGGCTGCTCCCTGCTGCCAAGGTAACCATCCCACTTTTCAAGCCTAAGGAATGCCTATGGTACTGATTCCCTGAACCACACACAACCTGTGTTATTTCTTGTTTCACGTATATTTCTCCCAGCTCCACTGTATGCTTGTAAGAGCAAAAACAGTcttacaatttttctttattactgaGGTGCCTAATATAGTTCGACACTTAGAatataattgttgaatgaattatttttctcaattctCATATAAATGATTCCTTACCGAATCTTGAGAAGGACTTTATGTGCATAAATGTACTTTCCATCAACTAGAAACTTCAGGTCTGCAGTGTCCGGGTTATCAAATTCCCTCTTCAGTGACTCAGCCACCGTGAGGTGGTCATCAGGTTCTAGGAGAATAATGCAAATGCTTCCAGAGTTAGCTACAGACATAATGAACACACAGGACAGGATATGGCACTACTCTACTGATGCTCATCAAAGTACCAATTCCTCAAAATAACTGAGCAACTGAGCAATGGGTTTTTCCCCTGAAGACAGATTTGCATCTCTGTAATCATTAAGAATAAGAATCTCACACATATCTGCTTATACATCTggcaaaataacaataaaaagtccCAAGCCACATCACTAATTTTGCatgaaattttaaacatttgagTAAATATGCTAGCTAAAAGTAAAAAACACAGTTTCTCggtaaaattaaaaagcagtcaAATAAGGgcagggcacaatggctcacacctgtgatcccaacactttggcaggggCAGAGACAGAAAGATGGCCTGAGGCCCacggtttaagaccagcctgggcaacacagcgagaccccacctccaaagaaagtttctttaaattagccaggtgtggtagtgggtatgtatagtcccagctactcaacaggctaaggcaaaaggatcgcttgagcccaggggctgaagggtacaatgagctatgattgcaccaccgcactccagcctgggcaacagagcaagacctcatctttctctcttaaacaaacaaacaaaaaatagtagtcaaataaaattacttttagttTAGTACTGGTGTTGATTTTTGAtgctctgaagaaaataaaattagttccCTTTTGCAGAAGCCCAtcagagagaaataaattatgataGTGCACCTAACAAAATCCTCATTATCAAAGTAAAGCCCTGAGTTCTTTCCCAGATTTTCAGGCCATCCCCCAAATGGACAGTGACCAGCTTACCTACGGAGAGGAGGCGCCACGTGACGGCGGGAGTGGCAAAGCAGGCAAACACGTCGTCGGTGCAGGAGAAGTGGGTGAGGTGCGGGAGAATCACGGACTGACCCCGGCACTGGCCCCACATGTACACGTGCCCACCCTGCGTCTTGGCCGCAGACGTGTGTGTGGAGTGACAGGCTGCAATCTCGATAATCCTAAattcacaaacacacaccacataAGCACAGTGACCAGGGGCAGAAATAAGTTGTGTCCTCCTCCCGCCAGGTTTAACTGATGTGGGACatcataaaattacaaaaagggtcaggaaaaggaaaaaaaaaaccaacaaaaaaaaacactacatgACTCATACACCTCATCTCCTAAAGTATCAGGCACCAAACCGTTATTTACATTTAAGCCACACTTCAATGGCACTTATAACTCATGAAGATCTGTTTGTACCACTTCTAGCCAGTAGGCCTACAAAAAGATGCACCATCCTGTTTTGAAATTCAAGTATAACCCAAGAGAGTAGTGgtctcccccaccaaaaaaggGTGGTTTAAATTTTTTCCCCCTAAAACATCACttactgaagaaaataataaagatttgggTCATCTGGACTGAGggccaataaataaatattttaatgaagacTTCACTGATTTTTAGAATGCTATGGGTCATTCCAACTCCTATTGCAGAGAGTAAATTCAGTAGTTCTACCACACTGGGCTGTAtgacctggagcccaggagagcaGTTTCCTAGGATCACTATGTGATATGTCCTACTGCTCTAAGTTCACGATTGATGAGGAGGTAGTTCtcagaacagttttttttttttttgagacagaggagtcttgccttgtcacccaggctagagtgcagtggcaccatcttggatcttggctcactgcaacctctgcctcctgggctcaagcgatcctcctacctcagcctctgtagtagctgggactacaggtgcaagccaccacacctgactaatttttgtattttttgtagagacaaggttttgccatgttgcccaggttggtcttgaactccagagcccaagtgatccgcccaccttggcctcccaaagtgctgggattacaggtgtgagccactgcacccggcctcagaaCAATTCTTAATGGAAAACATTGTCTTGTTGATCTGGAAGTAATTCCTTTTCCATCAGAATAAGCCACCATACAGATTAAAGGAAAATGGTAAACTCTTTTAACCCAGGGGAAGTCCCCATCTTGATTTTGCTACAGCAGACAATGGTACCAGCATCCTCAGAGACTTAGGCTTAGAACTTCAGGGTCATCTTTGACTTCTCCCTCCTCATTTACCACTTTCTTTAGAATATCCAGTTAAATAACAAAGATGCTTTCTTTGTAACGTCTCCCCTCAGCCACCACTGGGGGGTCAGGCACACCCCGCATCTGGCCCTTGCAACAGCCTCCCGGGTCTCCCTTGCCTTAGACTCTCTCTTCTGCCCCAACTCACACAGTGCTGGCAGGTTACTCATCCTCTTGAACACCGTTCTCACCAGAACTTTCACACGGGCAGTGGCTTCTCTCAGATAAAATCCTGACACAAGACATAACTCCATCCACGATTTGGCATCACCTCTGTACAGACATCTCACAAGTCAAGTTTGTCCACACACCCTGTTTCAACAAACAGGCTTTCTCATTGCCCTTCAATGTCTTCATACATGGTTGTTCAGGAatgttctttctctctgccttacAAACCCTACCCATCTTGTAAGGCCCGGTTCAAACTGCCCCAAGTTTGAGGTCTCCCGCTCACCTGAGCTCCTGCGGCACTTCCTGTCCACACCACTCTAGCCTGGCCCTGTTACTTTATGTATCCGTTTCACCTGTTCAGCGAGATGACCAGTTTCCGGCAGGCCTAATCACTGGCTTAATTCTAAGCACATAACATGGTGTCTTACTGAATGTAATCTATGGGTCACTTTACTGACTGAGGAAGACTCAACAACACAGAGCAAAGGTTGTGTAAGACCCTACTGACACGGGCTAGCACCTGAGGGTGAGGATGGTCCTCCGCTGCCTCCTTTAGGCAGTTGCTCTCAAACCAGGAGGGAGGTGTCATCACAGAACCTGGAGCTTGTACCGGCTCGCCTCAGAGGCTGacacatgctgttctcatgtgCAGCAATTTCACTGACTTATTAGAGGATCGTTCTTAGCCCTTGAAAACTACCCACAAATACTAGAGGAAAGAGGCTACGATAGCCCACAGCGGAGAGCTCAGGATTTGGAGTCAAACttaggtttgttttttatttctttcttttttttttcttgcagctccagttcaaaggaaaacaaaaactaggTTTGAATCCTCGCTCTACCACTAGGCTGCGTGACTAGGGGAATGTCACTTAGCACCTAGGAGCCTTGGTTTCATCACATTGCAAGGCTAGTGTGAGAATCAAATGATAAAATGTTAAGTGCCAACCAGGCACAATGTCTGGGTGCAAATGGTTGCATGACAATAGAGGTTTCTTTACATTATGACGACTACTCAGCCTTTTAAGTGACAAAGCATCTTTTAGGTAGAGACCATGTATTTCTAGTGATCAATTCAGATTCGTACGACTTTCCCTAGAAGAGTCCTTTCCTGGTATTTGCAGAGTTAGGCCAGTCCCCTGGCCTAATCCAGTGCTGTGCAAAAGAACTGTGCCAGATGGGGAAAATGGTTAATAATATTTGGCTTCTCAATCAGCAccattcttttcaacaaataaagaaaatgggagaAGGAAATAGAATAAACTTATGCAAAGAGAGGTACGTCCACTGTTACCATCGATTTTACTGGCAAGCCTCCTAAGTTACAAGCAAATGTAAGGATAGCGACATGGTCTGTCTTCGTGGCCTGGTGCTGTGGGCAGGACACGGGGCTCAGAGTCAGAGTGTAGTTCTAGGGCCATGTTacttaaattcttataatcagCTTTaccatctttttaaagaaaaaaaagatgaggggGAACAGGATACAGGCAGCAATCCTCTCAAGGTTTGTGGTTTTGTGTACGTGAAATAAGTTCCTTGGCAGAGCTGAGAACCGAAAAACGCTTCCTTCCGTGACTAAAAGTGTTTACCAGCTGCTGCAGGAACTGTGGGCCCGTGATTTAGCTGAGGAACTCATGATTTAGCTGGATAGAGAAGTCCAGATCTGTGACTTTGCAAATAATTCCCAAATGACATCAGTGTGGCCCTGACTACAAGTCTCCGGTGAGTAAGGAAAAATACCTGGGGGCTCCTCAGGGAATATTTCAAGTAAAAGAGAATTAACTGGGCCATGTATGCTTTGGACTGCCCAGAGCTGTGGAGTAAGAGTCTGTGAGGTGGAGATAAATGCAGGACCAACATGCAGGCAGAGCTGGAGACGGCAGGATGGCAGACAGCAGCGTCGTACGAGGCCTGACAGGGACGGAGGCCAGCGCCGGGATTGGAGGGCAACGAGGCTTGCCAGGAACAGTGGCGTCGGCTTCAATGCAGAGCCGAAGGGTTCTGATGTGATCTGATGTGATAGGCAAATGGGAAACAGCTTTGTAAACAGGGCCATGATGTGAGGAAATGCTATTCTCGGAAAGACTGACCTGGCCACAGTGGTGTGCAAGACAGGCTGCAAGGGAGAGAAAGAACAGTCTGGAaggctggctggggaggccaaCCCAAGCTAGGTTGCCAAGGAGTAATGAGGGTGGCCTGGATGTTaatgaagagggagggagaggagcggAAGGTGGCCCAGAGGATGAGTGTAAGAAAACCCCTGCCTGGCAGTGCTGAGGGAGGCAGAAGCCGTGCTGGTCAGGTGGCGGGTGTGGGGGCCAGTGTACAGATAGCTGAGcaattaataaaaggaaaaagggcCATCTGTGTTTGAACCACCTCGATTGTAAAGCCATCTGGTATTCTCTGGGAGCAGGGGAGGTTAGGGTAGCCCAATGAACAATGTGGAGATAAGCATTTGTGAACTGCTCTTCCTTTCTTCAGATTTTAGCACTTTGCAGTGACCTACTAGGCAAGGACTTCTACATTTTTTGGAATCATTTCTGTGTCTTTTGGGGTAATGTTCTATGAAAAATGTCAGTGACTGAAGCACAACAGCATCTTTCACTGATCTGCCCAACATCAGAAAAGCCAAATAATGCGGTTCCTATGTTCCCTTCTGAGatgtttgttatttgttattaGCGTCCATGAAAGGGGGTAGCCTCTGCCCCTAGAGCAGCTGGTGACCTGAAGTGGGACACTACTCTCTAGAGAAGGGCTGGGACAGACAGAGCCAAAGGGTCGGTCAGGGAAGGCCACGTGATGCTGCCCATCCCTGAGCATGGCCTTGTGACGTATACCTGGCACACCCGGCTCCACATGGGAAGTCGGGTGGGGCGCAGATTTCGTTGGCTGCAGTAGCTGCTACAGGAATGAGAGTGGAGAAAGTTTAGAGGGTACTTTCAGGTCTAGGCTTGTGACCCAAGCAACCGCTAAGGAACCCTGCCATTGCCTAAGGTCATCATTGGTTTTTACACTGGACTCCTACCAAGCAGCAAACACCGACGTTCCAATTTTCTAGTCAAACATGCGACAGACGATCACTATCAACTGAGCTAACCTTTACTGTCAGGATGTCGGGCGTATTTCACACTTTATTTTGTAGCCAAtcttaatgggaaaaaaaaatcactacatgTTGATAATAAACAGGTTTTGTGTCACCTCAAGGGAATGATCAACAACAACTGCTGAGCTTATTGGCTATGAAGTActagaaatgaaaaagcagagaGTGAGAAAGAATAGAAACCAGAAAACCTTGAGGAGGGGTGAAAGGTCATCTGTGAGGGAGAAGAATATTGAAGAAACAGCAAAGATGACAGATCCACAGCAGGGATTCCCAATGCTGGTTTTGTAAGAGCCCAAGTATTATACCAACTACCTCAGAAGTCGAAGAATTCTCAGAAATTCAAGGAAAAGTTAGCTTTACCTCAGCTTAGTTTAAAATATGCTGTTAGGGAACGTtaagaacaaagatacaaatGTTGGTCAATCTGTGCCCAAGGTACTGAAACTTCAGAAATATTGGGAATGACTGGATTAGGAGAAGACAATCATTTTAAtcattaaacttatttttatgtaaacataAATTGCTGACAAATATCAGTATTCTCCAtcataaataaaatctttttctggGAGAGATTTTAAAAGGTTTCCTTTGGATGGTTGttccagcaaagaaaacaatgtaGACAGATTTCTCCTTCCCACTTCTGTGAACAGGTAACTAAGAACTGAAACCCACCCCACCCTACGTTCAGTCCAGTTCCTAATTAGTCAGGCTTTCCTGTAATGGGCCGCAGAAGAGTCAGAAGTAAGGCTCCGGGGTTCCTGAGGGATAAGTTATGACATATACTTGACTTTCCCATCCCTGGAAAGGGTGGAGAAGTGCAGAACAAGTCCCAGCACAGACCTATAAACCCCTCCCTCGGAATACGCCTGTGATTGAGTGCCTGGTTGAAACTGTGCAAGTTCAGAAACCACCACTTGAAATTCAAGTACAGAAAACTGAGAAAATCAGGAACATCTCGTTTAAAACATTcatccatgattttttttttttttgagacagagtctcactctactgcccaggctagagtgcagtgtagcaatcttactgcaacctccacttcccagggtcaagggattctcgtgcctcagcctcccgagtaactgggattacaggtgtgcaccaccacgcccagctaatgtttgtatttttagtagagacagggtttcaccatgttagccaggctggtctcaaactcctgactcaggtgatctgcctgtcttggcctcccaaagtgctgggattacaggcatgagtgcctGGCCCATCCACGATTTTTATAGCCAaattataattcaaaaataaCTGTAGTTTAAGAAGACAGAAATGCAATAGATAACTCCCAACGTCCAGTAAAGCAACTTGGCACTCACACAGCTTCCATTCCCATTACCTGCTTCTCTgctactttttctttctcccacctTGATGCCCCACAATCCATCTGCCCCAGTGAGAACCTGAACCAGAAGCCTTGGGTGATCATTCTGGATCAGGGACCAGCAGTGCAATGCAGCAAGTCACTGGTGGGCAATGACGGCAGATTCTGTGAGACCAGGGACGGATGTGCTAAAGTTCTGGGTAAGTGTAGGAGCACCATAAAAAGTAATgggccaggccaggcgcagtggctcacacctgtaatcccagcactttgggaggccgagctaagaggatcgcttgagcccaggagctaccagcctgggcaacgtggcaaaaccctggccctacaaaaaacacaaaaattagctaggt
The Symphalangus syndactylus isolate Jambi chromosome 15, NHGRI_mSymSyn1-v2.1_pri, whole genome shotgun sequence DNA segment above includes these coding regions:
- the LOC129464063 gene encoding uncharacterized protein, encoding MALQSRWFKHRWPFFLLLIAQLSVHWPPHPPPDQHGFCLPQHCQAGVFLHSSSGPPSAPLPPSSLTSRPPSLLLGNLAWVGLPSQPSRLFFLSLAACLAHHCGQVSLSENSISSHHGPVYKAVSHLPITSDHIRTLRLCIEADATVPGKPRCPPIPALASVPVRPRTTLLSAILPSPALPACWSCIYLHLTDSYSTALGSPKHTWPS